DNA sequence from the Streptomyces sp. NBC_01497 genome:
CCCCAGGGACCGGGCCGCACCACCCCGGCCCGCGGGGACGGCCGCGCCCCCCACGGGGACGACCACGCCGCCGACCACGCCCCCCTCGCCCCTCGCGTGCGCCGCCGGGCCTCCGGCGTCCTCGAACGATGGCCGTTCCGGCGCAAGCTCAACGCGATGGTCGTCGTACCGATCGCCGCGATAGCCGCGATGCTCGCGTACGTCACCTACGAGCAGGTCGACCAGGCGCAGTCGGCCGCCGCGACGGCCCGCCTCGTCCGCAGCAGCCAGGCCGTCGCCGAACTCATCGACGGCCTCCAGAACGAACACCGCGAAGCCCTCCTCCTCTCCCTCCACTACGAGTCGCGGATCTCGGAGGCGGAGAGCCCGGCGACCGCCGGGTACCGGGAGGCACAGGACGACGTCAACACGCAGGCACGCGCCGTCGCCACGTCGTTCGGCGACGACCTCCCCTCCGCCGAGGGCGAGGCGCTCAAGGAGATCGGCGGCCTCTCCGCACTCCGCGAGACCATCGAGAGCGGCCCGCTGCCCGCCGACAACATCGACCCCGCCTACAACGCGGCCGTCAACGACCTCATCGACGGCCTCGGGCTCGGCTCGTCCGCCAACCAGTCCGCCTCGTCCTCCACCAACGTGCTGGACGCCCTGCTGCGGGCCGACACGGCCCACGCGTCCTTCGAGACGAGCGTCTTCGCGGCCCGCACCGGCGACCCCAACGCGCTCATCGAGTTCACCGGCGCCGTCGGCGAGTACGCCTCGTACACCTACCAGGCCGACCGGTTCACCCGGTACGCGACCACGGACCAGGGCCAGGAACTCACCGGGATCGAGCGCAGCGAGCCGGAGAACATCATCGGGCAGCACTACGCGGCCCTCCAGGTGGCCCCCGGATCGCTGGTCGCCGAGGACCAGTCGGTCGTGCAGGACGACCTGAGCACCGCGCTCGCGGCCGAGCCCACGTACCTGCGGCAGTCCGACAACCGGTTGCGGATCACCCGCTCCCTGATCGGGCAGATCGCCGGCGAGGCGAGCGACGCCTCGAACGCCGCCTGGTGGCGCGCCGCCTCCCTGACGGCGGCCGCACTCGTCGGGTTCGTCCTGTGGCTGACCTTCTCCGTCCTCGCCCGGCGCTCGGTGATCCGGCCCGTGCAGGCGCTCACGGCCGCGGCGACGCGCGTGGCAGACCTGGCCGGACGGGAGTTGTCGCGGGTCGCCGACGACGACTCCGTGGACACCGCGCCGCCGCGCCTCGAAGCCGTGCCGGTACCGGTGCAGGACGAGATCGGCGACCTGGCCTCCGCGTTCAACCAGGTGCAGGCCACGGCCACGGCACTGCTCGAACGCCAGGTCCTCGGCCGCCGCAACATCGCCGAGATGTTCGGCAACGTGGGCCGCCGCGTGTCCAACCTGACCGTGCGCCAGCTGACGCTGATCGACGCGATCGAGCGCGGCGAGACCAGCCCCGACGTGCTCGAACGCCTCTACAGCATCGACCACATCGCCGTACGCCTGCAACGCAACGCGGAGAGCCTGCTGCTGCTCGCCGGCATCCGGGACGACACCCCGGAGGCCGGTCCCACCGCACTGACGGACGTCGTGCGGGCGGCGCTCGGCCAGATCGAGGGCTACCAGCGGGTCGCGCCGCGGGCGGAGAACGATGTCACCGTCATCCCCGACATCATCGGCGACCTGACCCTGATGATGGCCGAACTGCTGGAGAACGCCGTGGCGTTCTCGCCGTCGGGCAGCCGCGTCGAGGTGATCGTGCGCTCGCGCGCGGAGGGCGGCGAAGGCGACGGCGCGTTCGTCGAGATCGTCGACCACGGTCTCGGCATGAGCCCCGCGCGGCTGGAGGAGGAGAACGCGCGCCTGGTGCGCCGTGAACGCCTCGACCTGGTGCCCACCAAGGTGCTCGGCCTGTTCGTGGTCGGCGGCCTGTCGCGACGCTGGGGCATCCACGTCACCCTGGCCCGTACGACGGGCGGCGGCACGACGGCCTCCGTGCACATCCCGCC
Encoded proteins:
- a CDS encoding sensor histidine kinase, which produces MPTHRRGKRDARDPGDPGDRGFRTDRGERADGPDRADRVGDPQGPGRTTPARGDGRAPHGDDHAADHAPLAPRVRRRASGVLERWPFRRKLNAMVVVPIAAIAAMLAYVTYEQVDQAQSAAATARLVRSSQAVAELIDGLQNEHREALLLSLHYESRISEAESPATAGYREAQDDVNTQARAVATSFGDDLPSAEGEALKEIGGLSALRETIESGPLPADNIDPAYNAAVNDLIDGLGLGSSANQSASSSTNVLDALLRADTAHASFETSVFAARTGDPNALIEFTGAVGEYASYTYQADRFTRYATTDQGQELTGIERSEPENIIGQHYAALQVAPGSLVAEDQSVVQDDLSTALAAEPTYLRQSDNRLRITRSLIGQIAGEASDASNAAWWRAASLTAAALVGFVLWLTFSVLARRSVIRPVQALTAAATRVADLAGRELSRVADDDSVDTAPPRLEAVPVPVQDEIGDLASAFNQVQATATALLERQVLGRRNIAEMFGNVGRRVSNLTVRQLTLIDAIERGETSPDVLERLYSIDHIAVRLQRNAESLLLLAGIRDDTPEAGPTALTDVVRAALGQIEGYQRVAPRAENDVTVIPDIIGDLTLMMAELLENAVAFSPSGSRVEVIVRSRAEGGEGDGAFVEIVDHGLGMSPARLEEENARLVRRERLDLVPTKVLGLFVVGGLSRRWGIHVTLARTTGGGTTASVHIPPSLLLAGPVPKVGPRALAAVPDRRAVGGSPPIAMTAPRTPRRDTGPGRDTSPVRGVGNGPGAGMAQGPGPGVRPGPAEGARDRGPGDFPAHGEAAEQHGGAGTFGGRSPAAPRDADPYGPRPAAGSGAGTGSTPPGRAAPSAVPAASFSAFDRDPSSRESPSPGTAPGAASISAPGTGVTPPPEAGVPPLPRRVPRRTASESPRPASDGRVNQPTQQPQGPHQPQPQPPFPSPFQGQAQSPDGPYPSAQTPVRPPLPPVRAHLPQRSGPPQRYAQQPRQPHERPQQPPQREPQQQPQDIRQGPPRVPQGPQRPQQRFQQPPPGPQQPPQDFRQPQGPQGPRQDAPPPQQPPYQARQDPPPQPPPYPRTSAPRRAREPVAQPDAPRPLRRRVRGATLQGRGRFAEELPRTVPQAWRPTDAQAAREAIDEFEAAVERAHRDSDPGAPAGDSTTDGPHRAHRPDRPSRPERMERKASDDVDR